A single uncultured Cohaesibacter sp. DNA region contains:
- the ftsY gene encoding signal recognition particle-docking protein FtsY — protein sequence MAKQGRLSRFLFGSSKDEAKTTPEETIEEKSVEVAEEEQISEEASVVEAAEDASVAPETSDVPELAAEAEIEPAPVIEEPVEESEPEPQPVEVPVVAETPAIEPQPEKKLSWFERLKQGLSRSSGALGEGISSIFTKRKLDDDTLQELEDILIQADLGVETAMTITDRLSEGRYNKEVTDREVQEILAEEVDKVLEPVAKPLDVTKPQSGPHVVLMIGVNGAGKTTTIGKLAQKLGAEGKSVMLAAGDTFRAAAIDQLKVWGERTGAPVIAREVGADAAGLAYDAMAEAKAKGMDVLLIDTAGRLQNRTELMAELEKIVRVIKKHDADAPHSVLLVLDATTGQNALNQVEVFTKMAGVTGLVMTKLDGTARGGILVAISAKYKVPVHFIGVGERVEDLEPFQSRDFARAIAGLADA from the coding sequence ATGGCTAAACAGGGACGGTTGTCACGTTTTCTGTTCGGATCCTCCAAGGACGAAGCAAAGACCACGCCTGAAGAGACAATCGAAGAAAAATCCGTAGAGGTTGCTGAAGAGGAGCAGATATCGGAAGAGGCTTCTGTTGTTGAGGCGGCTGAAGATGCGTCTGTCGCGCCTGAGACTTCGGACGTTCCCGAGCTCGCGGCAGAGGCAGAGATAGAGCCTGCGCCGGTTATCGAGGAGCCAGTCGAGGAGAGCGAGCCGGAACCTCAGCCCGTCGAAGTGCCAGTGGTCGCCGAAACGCCCGCCATCGAGCCTCAACCCGAGAAGAAGTTGTCCTGGTTCGAGCGATTGAAACAGGGCCTTTCCCGCTCCTCCGGGGCGCTTGGGGAGGGCATCAGCTCGATCTTCACCAAGCGCAAGCTTGATGACGACACGCTGCAGGAGCTTGAAGACATCCTCATTCAGGCCGACCTCGGGGTCGAGACGGCGATGACCATCACCGACCGACTGTCCGAGGGGCGCTACAACAAGGAAGTTACCGACCGCGAGGTGCAGGAGATTCTGGCGGAGGAAGTCGACAAGGTGCTCGAGCCTGTCGCCAAGCCGCTTGATGTTACCAAGCCGCAAAGCGGGCCGCATGTCGTTCTGATGATCGGGGTGAATGGGGCGGGCAAGACCACCACCATCGGCAAGCTGGCACAAAAGCTCGGAGCCGAGGGCAAATCGGTGATGCTGGCTGCGGGCGATACCTTCCGCGCTGCTGCCATCGATCAGCTCAAGGTCTGGGGTGAGCGCACCGGTGCTCCGGTGATTGCGCGTGAGGTCGGGGCCGATGCTGCCGGGCTTGCCTATGACGCCATGGCGGAAGCCAAGGCCAAGGGTATGGACGTGCTGCTGATCGACACCGCCGGGCGTCTTCAGAACCGCACCGAGCTGATGGCCGAACTGGAAAAGATCGTCCGTGTGATCAAGAAGCATGATGCCGATGCACCGCATTCGGTGCTGTTGGTGCTTGATGCCACGACCGGACAGAATGCGCTCAATCAGGTCGAGGTCTTTACCAAGATGGCCGGTGTGACGGGGCTTGTCATGACCAAGCTTGACGGAACGGCGCGGGGCGGCATTCTTGTTGCCATTTCTGCCAAATACAAGGTGCCCGTTCATTTCATCGGTGTTGGTGAGAGGGTTGAAGACCTCGAGCCCTTCCAATCAAGGGATTTTGCCCGCGCGATTGCGGGGCTGGCAGACGCCTGA
- the dapF gene encoding diaminopimelate epimerase produces the protein MASHVQFLKMNGLGNEFIVIDARKTKPQLGADAVRALASHETGPGCDQFITLEPSPSGADIFMRIHNADGGEVEACGNATRCVGRLLMEETGRANATVETVVGILKASGAGASDMVTVDMGVPKFGWQDIPLSEPFEDTRAIELQIGPIDAPILHTPSVVNVGNPHAIFWVKNDVESYGLDVNGPMLENHMIFPDRANISVAQVHNRGELTLKVWERGVGLTRACGTAACAAAVAAHRVGKCDRKVLVHLPGGDLIIEWRKGDDHILMTGGTELEYAGEIDTNDLSWSKLPDGAAG, from the coding sequence ATGGCCTCGCATGTGCAGTTTCTGAAAATGAATGGTCTTGGCAACGAATTCATCGTGATCGATGCCCGAAAGACCAAGCCCCAATTGGGGGCCGATGCCGTGCGTGCGCTCGCCAGCCATGAAACCGGGCCGGGGTGCGATCAGTTCATCACGCTTGAGCCCTCGCCTTCGGGTGCGGATATCTTTATGCGTATTCACAATGCGGATGGCGGCGAGGTGGAAGCCTGCGGCAACGCTACGCGCTGCGTCGGTCGCTTGCTGATGGAAGAAACAGGTCGGGCGAACGCCACAGTCGAGACGGTTGTCGGTATTCTCAAGGCGTCTGGCGCCGGGGCGTCTGACATGGTGACCGTCGACATGGGCGTGCCGAAATTCGGCTGGCAGGATATTCCCCTCTCCGAGCCGTTCGAGGACACCCGTGCGATCGAATTGCAGATCGGTCCGATTGATGCGCCGATCCTGCACACGCCTTCGGTGGTCAATGTGGGCAATCCCCACGCGATCTTCTGGGTCAAGAATGATGTTGAGAGCTATGGGCTGGACGTGAATGGTCCGATGCTCGAGAACCACATGATATTCCCTGACCGAGCCAATATCTCGGTGGCTCAGGTGCACAACAGGGGCGAGCTGACGCTCAAGGTCTGGGAACGCGGCGTCGGTCTGACGCGGGCGTGCGGCACGGCAGCCTGTGCGGCGGCGGTGGCCGCGCACCGGGTCGGAAAGTGCGACCGCAAGGTTCTGGTGCATCTGCCAGGCGGTGACCTGATCATCGAATGGCGCAAGGGGGATGATCATATCCTGATGACCGGCGGAACCGAGCTCGAATATGCCGGAGAGATCGATACCAATGATCTCAGCTGGTCCAAATTGCCAGACGGCGCGGCGGGGTAG
- the mtaB gene encoding tRNA (N(6)-L-threonylcarbamoyladenosine(37)-C(2))-methylthiotransferase MtaB, with product MTIKVLTFGCRLNTYESEVMKQQASEAGLENAILVNTCAVTAEAVRQARQQIRRAKRENPDARIIVTGCAAQTEAERFAEMDEVDLVLGNDDKLKAQSYASVPDFGVPMPEKIRVNDIMSVRETALHLIDGLEGRARAFVQIQNGCDHRCTFCIIPFGRGNSRSVAMGPIVDQIAKLVDNGYREVVLTGVDITSYGADLPGAPKLGALVKSILKHVPSLERLRISSIDSVEADPDLMDCIANDARLMPHLHLSLQSGDNLILKRMKRRHDRDHSIKFCNEVRALRPDMVFGADIIVGFPTETEEMFQRSLDIVEECGLTHLHVFPFSARPGTPASRMPKVKGPVIRERAARLREAGDLALVRHLNDQVGRQVQLLVERNGLARTEQFTLTEITTGEPGEIVPARIVDATHRHLMAVGL from the coding sequence ATGACAATCAAGGTTTTGACCTTCGGATGTCGGCTGAACACCTACGAATCCGAAGTGATGAAGCAACAGGCCTCGGAAGCGGGTCTGGAGAATGCGATCCTCGTGAACACCTGTGCGGTGACGGCGGAGGCAGTGCGTCAGGCCCGCCAGCAGATCCGTCGGGCCAAGCGCGAGAATCCGGATGCCCGGATCATCGTGACCGGCTGCGCCGCCCAGACCGAGGCCGAACGCTTCGCCGAAATGGACGAGGTCGATCTGGTTCTCGGCAATGACGACAAACTGAAGGCCCAGAGCTATGCCTCGGTGCCGGACTTTGGCGTGCCAATGCCAGAGAAGATCCGCGTCAACGACATCATGAGCGTGCGCGAAACCGCGCTGCATCTCATCGATGGACTTGAAGGGCGCGCGCGGGCCTTCGTCCAGATCCAGAATGGCTGCGATCATCGCTGTACCTTCTGTATCATTCCCTTTGGTCGAGGCAATTCACGCTCGGTGGCCATGGGGCCAATTGTCGATCAGATCGCCAAGCTCGTTGACAACGGCTATCGCGAAGTGGTGCTGACCGGGGTCGACATCACCTCCTACGGTGCTGATCTGCCCGGAGCGCCAAAGCTCGGCGCACTGGTCAAGTCGATCCTCAAACATGTGCCGTCGCTCGAGCGTCTTCGGATCTCGTCCATCGACTCTGTCGAGGCTGATCCGGACCTGATGGATTGCATCGCCAACGACGCCCGCCTGATGCCTCATCTGCATCTGTCGCTGCAGTCGGGAGACAATCTGATCCTCAAGCGCATGAAGCGTCGCCACGATCGGGATCATTCGATCAAGTTCTGCAACGAGGTTCGCGCCCTTCGGCCCGATATGGTCTTTGGTGCGGATATTATCGTCGGTTTTCCGACGGAAACCGAAGAGATGTTCCAGCGCAGTCTTGATATTGTCGAGGAATGCGGATTGACTCATCTGCATGTCTTTCCATTCTCGGCAAGACCCGGTACACCGGCATCAAGGATGCCCAAGGTGAAGGGGCCGGTGATCCGGGAACGGGCGGCACGGCTGCGGGAAGCAGGGGATCTGGCGCTGGTGCGTCATCTCAATGATCAGGTCGGACGTCAGGTGCAGTTGCTCGTTGAGCGCAACGGGCTGGCGCGGACCGAACAGTTCACGCTGACCGAGATCACCACGGGCGAGCCGGGTGAAATCGTCCCGGCGCGTATCGTCGATGCGACCCATCGTCATCTGATGGCAGTGGGGCTGTGA